From Candidatus Dadabacteria bacterium, the proteins below share one genomic window:
- the thrC gene encoding threonine synthase, translating into MSFVKQLSCKECGRAYPKEALHVCEDCFGPLEVSYDYDSIKRTLSREKISARPPSIWRYRELLPVDGEPQAGIDVGFTPLLKAERLGRALGHDNLYVKNDAVSFPTLSFKDRVVSVALSKALEFGFKTVSCASTGNLANAVASIAAERGLEAIIFIPHDLEKSKVINTVVYGAKLVGIKGTYDDVNRLCSEIAGRREWAFVNVNMRPYYSEGSKSLGFEIAEQSGWKVPRHIVVPMASGSLLTKIWKAFGELAALGFVDDERPVMHGAQATGCSPISAAVKGGRDFFKPVIPDTVAKSLSIGNPADGYYAIKVIGESGGWSEDASDEEIKQGIALLAETEGIYTETAGGVTVACAKKLIEQGRIPPGESAVLCITGNGLKTQDAIENSVSTPYLIEPNIEDFEKMFAQEGE; encoded by the coding sequence ATGTCTTTTGTTAAACAACTTTCCTGCAAGGAATGCGGGCGGGCTTATCCGAAGGAGGCTCTGCATGTGTGTGAGGACTGTTTCGGGCCGCTTGAGGTTTCCTACGACTACGATTCCATAAAGCGTACGCTGTCGCGTGAGAAAATCTCCGCGCGCCCGCCGAGTATCTGGAGATACAGGGAACTTCTGCCTGTTGACGGCGAGCCGCAGGCCGGAATTGATGTGGGCTTCACCCCGCTTCTGAAAGCGGAAAGACTGGGGCGCGCGCTGGGGCATGACAATCTTTATGTGAAGAATGACGCGGTGTCGTTCCCCACTCTGTCGTTCAAAGACCGCGTGGTATCGGTCGCCCTTTCAAAGGCGCTTGAGTTCGGTTTCAAAACGGTTTCGTGCGCGTCAACGGGAAATCTTGCAAACGCGGTTGCCTCCATAGCGGCGGAGAGAGGGCTTGAAGCCATCATATTCATCCCCCATGACCTTGAGAAATCAAAGGTGATCAACACGGTGGTTTACGGCGCGAAACTTGTCGGAATAAAGGGCACTTATGATGATGTTAACCGCCTTTGTAGCGAGATAGCGGGCCGCAGGGAGTGGGCGTTTGTGAATGTCAACATGAGGCCCTACTATTCCGAGGGTTCAAAGAGCCTCGGCTTTGAAATCGCCGAGCAGTCGGGCTGGAAGGTCCCTCGCCACATAGTTGTCCCAATGGCGAGCGGTTCGTTGCTGACAAAGATATGGAAGGCGTTTGGCGAATTGGCCGCGCTTGGGTTTGTTGATGATGAGCGCCCCGTGATGCACGGCGCGCAAGCGACCGGCTGCTCGCCCATCTCGGCGGCGGTTAAAGGCGGCAGGGATTTCTTCAAGCCCGTCATTCCGGACACGGTGGCAAAATCGCTCTCCATAGGAAATCCCGCGGACGGCTACTATGCCATAAAGGTCATCGGGGAGAGCGGCGGATGGAGCGAGGATGCGTCCGATGAGGAGATTAAACAGGGCATTGCGTTGCTTGCCGAAACTGAGGGCATATACACCGAGACGGCCGGGGGGGTTACGGTGGCGTGCGCAAAGAAGCTGATTGAGCAGGGGCGCATACCGCCCGGTGAGTCGGCGGTTCTGTGCATAACCGGAAATGGCCTCAAAACTCAGGACGCAATTGAAAACAGTGTTTCAACCCCTTATCTTATAGAGCCGAACATTGAGGACTTTGAAAAGATGTTCGCGCAGGAAGGAGAATAA
- a CDS encoding hydroxyacylglutathione hydrolase, with the protein MELFEFDNRQFRIARFAVAGSDSNYSYAVTCEQTGRGVIIDPLSPDDIIEYMNHRNIEVKFIINTHSHPDHISGNGESVRATGARVVSHPLCAEKTGADETADEGSVISFGNCKMEVMHTPGHCADHITLVLGGNAFVGDTLFLSGCGNTRFGGNTGDLFESVRRLGALDGGTRIFCGHNYAETNLKFSLSIEPENPDTKEKLRAISAGNPVSTIAEEKLYNPFLRCAVPEVAARAREAFGPARNEAEIFAALRELRNNW; encoded by the coding sequence ATGGAACTTTTTGAATTTGACAATAGGCAGTTCCGCATAGCGCGGTTTGCAGTCGCAGGGAGCGACTCAAACTACAGTTACGCCGTAACATGCGAACAAACGGGGCGGGGCGTCATCATAGACCCGCTTTCCCCCGATGACATCATTGAATATATGAATCATCGCAATATAGAGGTCAAGTTCATAATCAACACGCACTCCCACCCCGACCATATAAGCGGAAACGGCGAGTCCGTCCGGGCAACCGGCGCGAGGGTCGTCTCCCACCCCCTCTGCGCGGAAAAGACCGGCGCGGACGAAACGGCGGACGAGGGAAGCGTCATCTCTTTCGGCAACTGCAAAATGGAGGTGATGCACACACCCGGGCACTGCGCCGACCACATAACGCTTGTTCTCGGCGGCAACGCATTTGTGGGAGACACTCTCTTCCTGTCGGGCTGCGGCAACACGCGCTTCGGGGGAAACACCGGAGACCTTTTTGAGTCCGTCCGCCGTCTCGGCGCGCTTGACGGTGGCACGCGCATTTTCTGCGGGCATAACTATGCGGAAACAAACCTGAAGTTTTCCCTCAGTATTGAGCCGGAAAATCCTGACACAAAAGAAAAGTTACGGGCAATATCTGCGGGAAACCCCGTTTCCACGATTGCGGAGGAAAAACTTTACAACCCGTTTCTCCGGTGCGCCGTGCCGGAGGTTGCCGCCCGCGCGCGCGAGGCGTTTGGACCCGCGCGGAATGAAGCGGAGATTTTTGCCGCGCTGAGGGAGCTCAGAAACAACTGGTAA
- the metH gene encoding methionine synthase: MDKKPSGRSAGGVLAQLLKKRIVFLDGAMGTMIQRLGLEEDDFRGTLFKKSRIPLKGNNDILVLTKPEAILGIHKEYLNAGCDIIETNTFNANSISQADYGLEKHVREINRRAAEIAVRAVRETGGEGKKFVAGALGPTNKTASMSPNVEDPSYRAVSFDELAAAYLEQAEGLAEGGADILIAETSFDTLNMKAAIWAMEQLFEKTGRRMPVMLSMTVTDLSGRTLSGQTVEAFWNSVRHAKPLSVGINCALGASEMRPHIEELSRRAECFVSCYPNAGLPNPMSETGYDEEPRDTASLLRGFAESSLVNIVGGCCGTTPEHIAEIVRQLGKLPPRKLPKIPPATRLSGLEPLTVSADKGKGRKDAGGFVIVGERTNVTGSPAFARLIKEDKFEEALAVARQQVENGANIIDVNFDEALLDGEKCMTRFLNLISSEPAVSRVPVMIDSSRWEVIEAGLKCVQGKCVVNSISLKEGEKVFLEQAKQIMRHGAAVVVMAFDEKGQAANRKDKARICRRSYKLLTEKAGMDPCDIIFDPNILSIATGIEEHNGYALEFIEAVKEIKKQCPGALVSGGVSNLSFSFRGNNTVREAMHSVFLRHAVKSGMDMAIVNAGMLAVYEDIDKILLGRVENAVLNKGADAAEELLEAAQQFQGAGKSGGAKDDLSWRKKSVEERIRHSLVHGIADFAEEDTAEALKKYKKPLKVIEGPLMGGMKVVGDLFGEGKMFLPQVVKSARVMKKAVSFLTPMMEKEKQKKGRSSGKTFVIATVKGDVHDIGKNIVSVVLSCNNYEVIDLGVMVPCEKIISAAKKENADVIGMSGLITPSLDEMIYNVSEMERQNLGIPVLIGGATTSKTHTAVKVAPAYGGIVEHVKDASLVVGVCNDILSPEKSAKHAKNLEEEQEKQRERHLLGSGRLEYVTIEEAREKRFRPKGGAVTVPSQAGVIPFGEIDTAEIAEFIDWSPFFWTWEMKGSFPGILKHPEKGAQATELYRDAQNVLGEIIKQRAFNPSAVIGFWPAAADGDDVKIYSAKTGGGRAIATAHFLRQQTKGRAGREEVYYCNSDFVAPTSPRGKDHIGAFVVTAGTESDRYAETFKKAGDDYTSIMVKALADRIAEALAEMMHKKAREIWGYGKDEKLSANDLIKEKYRGIRPAPGYPSCPDHTGKLTIWKILDAEKHTGVRLTETLAMTPASSVSGFYFSHPEAKYFNVGGIREDQLKDYARRKRVSLEEARKWLAPNLA, from the coding sequence ATGGACAAGAAACCATCCGGACGCTCCGCCGGCGGCGTCCTCGCGCAACTCCTGAAAAAAAGAATCGTTTTCCTTGACGGTGCGATGGGGACTATGATCCAGCGCCTCGGCCTTGAAGAGGACGATTTCAGGGGAACTCTGTTCAAAAAATCCCGCATCCCGCTCAAGGGCAACAATGACATCCTTGTCCTTACAAAACCCGAAGCCATACTCGGCATACACAAGGAATACCTGAACGCCGGTTGCGACATCATTGAAACCAACACCTTCAATGCCAACTCCATATCTCAGGCGGATTACGGGCTTGAAAAGCATGTGAGGGAAATCAACCGGCGGGCGGCGGAGATTGCCGTCCGCGCGGTCAGGGAGACCGGCGGGGAGGGGAAAAAATTCGTGGCGGGCGCGCTCGGCCCCACAAACAAGACCGCCTCCATGTCTCCCAATGTTGAAGACCCTTCATACAGGGCGGTGTCTTTTGACGAACTGGCCGCCGCCTACCTTGAGCAGGCCGAAGGGCTTGCCGAGGGCGGGGCGGACATTCTCATCGCGGAAACCAGTTTTGACACCCTTAACATGAAAGCCGCAATATGGGCGATGGAACAACTGTTTGAAAAAACGGGGCGGAGAATGCCCGTGATGCTCTCAATGACGGTTACCGACCTGTCCGGCAGAACGCTTTCCGGGCAGACGGTTGAGGCGTTCTGGAACTCCGTCAGGCACGCAAAACCCCTGAGCGTCGGGATAAACTGCGCGCTCGGCGCAAGCGAGATGAGGCCGCACATTGAGGAACTGTCGCGCCGGGCGGAATGCTTTGTAAGCTGCTACCCGAACGCCGGACTTCCGAACCCGATGAGCGAGACCGGCTACGATGAAGAACCGCGCGACACCGCCTCCCTGCTGCGCGGCTTTGCCGAGTCATCCCTTGTCAACATAGTGGGCGGATGCTGCGGAACCACTCCGGAGCACATAGCGGAGATCGTCCGGCAACTCGGAAAACTCCCGCCCCGGAAACTACCGAAAATCCCCCCGGCGACGCGCCTGAGCGGGCTTGAGCCGCTGACAGTAAGCGCGGACAAGGGAAAAGGGCGCAAAGATGCGGGCGGCTTTGTAATAGTGGGGGAGAGAACAAACGTAACCGGCTCTCCGGCTTTTGCCCGTCTGATAAAAGAAGACAAATTTGAAGAGGCGCTTGCGGTCGCGCGCCAGCAGGTTGAAAACGGCGCAAACATCATAGACGTAAATTTTGACGAGGCGCTTCTGGACGGCGAAAAATGCATGACGCGCTTTCTCAACCTTATCTCGTCCGAGCCCGCCGTCTCGCGCGTGCCGGTAATGATAGACAGTTCCCGGTGGGAGGTGATTGAGGCGGGGCTCAAATGCGTTCAGGGCAAATGCGTGGTGAACTCCATAAGTCTGAAGGAGGGCGAAAAAGTTTTCCTTGAACAGGCGAAACAAATCATGCGCCACGGCGCGGCGGTCGTGGTAATGGCGTTTGATGAAAAAGGTCAGGCGGCGAACAGAAAAGACAAGGCGCGGATTTGCCGGAGGTCATACAAACTGCTCACCGAAAAAGCCGGGATGGACCCGTGCGACATAATTTTTGACCCGAACATACTTTCCATAGCCACCGGCATTGAAGAGCACAACGGATACGCCCTTGAGTTCATAGAGGCGGTGAAGGAAATCAAAAAACAGTGCCCCGGCGCCCTCGTGAGCGGCGGCGTCAGCAACCTGTCATTTTCATTCAGGGGAAACAACACGGTGCGCGAGGCGATGCACAGCGTATTCCTGCGCCATGCGGTCAAGAGCGGGATGGACATGGCGATAGTGAACGCCGGAATGCTTGCGGTTTACGAAGACATTGACAAAATCCTTCTCGGCAGGGTTGAAAACGCCGTTCTGAACAAGGGCGCGGATGCGGCGGAGGAACTGCTTGAGGCCGCGCAACAGTTTCAGGGCGCGGGAAAATCCGGCGGCGCAAAAGACGACCTGTCGTGGAGAAAGAAAAGCGTGGAGGAGCGCATAAGGCACTCGCTTGTCCACGGCATTGCAGACTTTGCCGAAGAAGACACCGCCGAAGCGCTCAAAAAATACAAGAAGCCGCTCAAGGTCATAGAGGGCCCCCTTATGGGCGGCATGAAGGTTGTGGGCGACCTGTTCGGAGAGGGCAAAATGTTTCTGCCGCAGGTGGTAAAAAGCGCGCGCGTGATGAAAAAAGCGGTCTCGTTCCTTACGCCGATGATGGAAAAAGAAAAGCAAAAGAAAGGGCGCTCATCGGGAAAAACATTTGTCATCGCCACGGTCAAGGGCGATGTTCATGACATAGGGAAAAACATTGTCTCGGTGGTGCTGTCGTGCAACAACTACGAGGTGATAGACCTCGGCGTGATGGTTCCGTGCGAGAAGATCATCAGCGCGGCGAAAAAGGAAAACGCCGATGTTATCGGCATGAGCGGGCTCATCACCCCGTCTCTTGACGAGATGATTTACAACGTGTCGGAGATGGAGAGGCAGAACCTGGGCATCCCCGTTCTTATCGGCGGGGCGACCACAAGCAAAACCCACACCGCCGTCAAGGTGGCTCCCGCATACGGCGGAATAGTGGAGCACGTCAAAGACGCCTCGCTTGTGGTGGGAGTCTGCAACGACATACTGAGCCCCGAAAAGAGCGCGAAGCACGCAAAAAATCTTGAAGAGGAGCAGGAAAAACAGAGGGAGCGCCATCTGCTCGGCTCAGGGCGGCTTGAATATGTGACGATTGAGGAGGCGAGGGAAAAGAGGTTTCGCCCCAAAGGCGGCGCGGTGACCGTTCCTTCCCAAGCGGGCGTCATTCCTTTCGGGGAAATAGACACCGCTGAAATCGCGGAATTCATAGACTGGTCGCCGTTTTTCTGGACATGGGAGATGAAGGGCTCTTTTCCCGGAATTCTGAAACACCCGGAAAAGGGCGCGCAGGCGACCGAACTTTACAGGGACGCGCAAAATGTTCTTGGTGAAATTATAAAACAGCGCGCTTTCAACCCGTCCGCCGTAATAGGGTTCTGGCCCGCCGCCGCGGACGGGGACGATGTGAAAATATATTCCGCAAAAACCGGCGGCGGGCGCGCCATTGCCACCGCGCATTTCCTGCGCCAGCAGACCAAAGGACGGGCGGGCAGGGAAGAGGTTTACTATTGCAACTCCGATTTTGTCGCCCCTACGTCCCCGCGAGGGAAAGACCACATCGGGGCGTTTGTGGTAACCGCCGGAACGGAGTCCGACCGGTATGCGGAAACCTTCAAAAAGGCGGGGGATGACTACACTTCAATCATGGTCAAGGCGCTGGCAGACAGAATAGCCGAGGCGCTGGCGGAGATGATGCATAAAAAAGCCCGCGAGATATGGGGTTACGGGAAGGATGAGAAACTTTCCGCAAATGATTTAATCAAGGAAAAATACCGGGGCATACGCCCCGCGCCGGGTTATCCGTCATGCCCCGACCACACGGGCAAGTTGACAATATGGAAAATTCTTGATGCGGAAAAACACACGGGCGTCCGGCTGACTGAGACCCTTGCGATGACCCCCGCAAGTTCGGTGTCGGGATTTTACTTCTCCCATCCGGAGGCGAAATACTTCAATGTCGGCGGGATACGCGAAGACCAACTCAAAGACTATGCGCGCAGAAAGAGGGTATCATTGGAGGAGGCGCGCAAGTGGCTCGCGCCAAATCTGGCTTAA
- a CDS encoding tetratricopeptide repeat protein: MAEDFDSFFKEGNRLASAGDWDGAIENYTRAADINPSGADAQYNLGVALSMKGRLRDAIERYTRAAEAKADYAQALYNRGSLLVDIGDHTPAIDDFNRVIELMPDFAGAYVSRGTAYGRLGKYRDAIADYDRAIEMEPDNSEAFYNRATTYHNLLRDYKSALKDYDRAIEINPRDFESLYSRGHVYDSMGNNTKAAEDFGGAFEINPEFTKALFARATEFQKLGRFAEAKADFEAVIKKDPDSELAKTAKQVLKANEDKMG, translated from the coding sequence ATGGCGGAAGATTTTGACAGTTTTTTCAAAGAGGGCAACCGGCTCGCAAGCGCGGGGGACTGGGACGGGGCGATAGAAAACTACACAAGGGCGGCGGACATCAACCCGTCCGGCGCGGACGCGCAATACAACCTCGGCGTTGCGCTCTCAATGAAGGGCAGGTTGCGGGACGCCATAGAGCGATACACCAGAGCCGCCGAAGCAAAGGCGGACTATGCGCAAGCGCTTTACAACCGGGGCTCGCTGCTTGTGGACATCGGCGACCACACACCGGCGATAGACGACTTCAACAGGGTCATTGAACTTATGCCGGATTTTGCCGGGGCTTATGTGAGCAGGGGAACGGCTTACGGGCGGCTTGGAAAATACAGGGACGCCATAGCCGATTATGACAGAGCGATTGAGATGGAGCCGGACAACAGCGAGGCGTTCTACAACCGCGCCACCACCTACCACAATCTGCTTCGGGATTACAAAAGCGCGTTGAAAGACTATGACAGGGCGATTGAAATCAATCCCCGTGATTTTGAGAGTCTTTACAGCCGGGGGCATGTTTACGACAGCATGGGCAACAACACAAAGGCGGCTGAGGATTTCGGCGGGGCGTTTGAAATTAATCCTGAATTTACCAAGGCGCTTTTTGCCCGCGCGACGGAGTTTCAGAAACTCGGCCGGTTTGCGGAGGCAAAGGCGGATTTTGAGGCGGTCATAAAAAAAGACCCTGACTCCGAACTGGCAAAAACCGCGAAACAGGTCTTAAAGGCGAATGAGGATAAGATGGGGTAG
- a CDS encoding HNH endonuclease has product MRPVEKGPAPRSYTDYRDAANDLVQRLGRYCNYCEKNLDNAPEVEHIQPKSSNPNLKLEWTNFLLACKNCNGIKSNKPVNLAQVAFPHTDNTFRGLLYKQGMVQVDPHLSTKEKGAIASLVKLVGLDRSPGSNKPTVADNRWELRQQYWRVAEENKRTIDKVDQSKQSASADELRESAACIALAGGHFSVWMTVFQDDPKMKRLLIKKFRGTAKDCFDTNGKPIPRPGGKL; this is encoded by the coding sequence ATGCGTCCAGTAGAGAAAGGTCCTGCGCCAAGGTCTTATACCGATTACAGAGATGCGGCGAATGATTTGGTTCAAAGGTTGGGTCGCTACTGCAACTATTGTGAAAAAAATCTGGACAATGCACCGGAGGTGGAGCATATTCAGCCAAAGTCATCAAATCCTAACTTGAAACTTGAATGGACAAACTTTCTTCTTGCCTGCAAGAATTGTAACGGGATAAAATCCAATAAGCCTGTTAATTTGGCACAAGTTGCTTTCCCACACACTGATAACACTTTCAGAGGGTTGTTATACAAACAAGGTATGGTCCAAGTAGATCCTCACCTTTCAACAAAGGAGAAGGGAGCCATTGCGTCCTTAGTGAAACTGGTGGGACTGGATAGGAGTCCGGGGAGTAATAAACCCACTGTTGCTGACAATCGCTGGGAACTCCGCCAACAATATTGGCGTGTGGCAGAAGAAAACAAGAGAACGATAGATAAAGTTGATCAATCAAAACAATCAGCCTCTGCGGACGAGTTGCGTGAATCTGCTGCTTGTATAGCACTTGCCGGTGGTCATTTTTCCGTCTGGATGACTGTGTTCCAAGATGACCCGAAGATGAAGCGGCTCCTTATAAAGAAGTTTCGCGGCACCGCCAAAGACTGCTTTGATACCAATGGTAAACCAATCCCACGCCCCGGCGGAAAACTGTAA